The genomic DNA atatattgtgctcaatagcggataaaatcaaAGTGGAGCGAGCTCCAGGCCGAGCGCCCCAAACAAAagagtccacttggcttgaccctcattctgaatagccgtacttcttcatttctgaaaggaaaaacatcaaccaatttctagactgttgacatctagtggaagccataggaactgcaaccaataCCTCATAAATGTAGTTTCCCATAGAAAACCAATAGAAAACACAGTGAACTCAAAAACAAattccctggatggtttgtcctcggggtttcgcctgccaaatcagttatgttatactcacagacattattttaacagttttagaaactttagagtgttttctatccaaatctaccatttatatgcatatcctagcttctgggcctgagtggcaggcagtttactttaggcatgcttttcatccagacgtgaaaataccgccccctatcccaaagaggttttaaagtCAAgttgagttgcaagtcatcatatttgtgacttgagtctgactcgagtccaagtcatgtgactcgagtccacacctctggggctttgtgttggccactccaataccttgactttgttgtccttgtgccattttgccacaactttggaagtaagcttggggtcattgtccattttgaagacccatttgcgaccaagctttaacttcctgactgatgtattgagattttgcttcaatatatccacatcattttccatcctcatgatgccatctaatttgtgaagtgctcaagtcactcctgcagcaaagcaccccacaacatgatgctgtcacccccgtgcgtcacggttgggatggtgttcttcggcttgcaagcctccccctttttcctccaaacataacgatggtcattatggccaaacagttctatttttgtttcaccagaccatcagacggctccaaaaagtatgatctttgtccccaagtgcagttacaaaccgtagtctggcttttttatggaggttttggagtagtgtttttttttcagagtcattagaaaggcctctttagtgtcctaggttttcataactgtgaccttaattggctaccgtctgtaagctgttagtgtcttaaccaccgttccacaggtgcgtgttcattaattgtttatggttcattgaacaagcatgggaaacagtgtttaaaccctttacaatgaagatctgtgaagttatttggatttttacgaattatctttgaaagacagggtcctgacaaAGGGAtgcttctttttttgctgagattacttttgataattaagtatatttaaaaccaaatacttttagacttttactcaagtagtttattttactgggtgactcacttttacttgagtcattttctgttaaggtatctttactttacaaGTATGAAAATgttgtactttttccaccactggtcggTTGATGGTTGATGGTTTTCCGTTATTGATCTGTAGTTGTTGAGAGCTCTCTAGAGAGCTGGAGAGCGAACAAGAGAGGGAGAGTTGAGATCTGACTCACTCTGTCTCAACCATACCCAGCACTTAGTGGTGGGactgagggaaagagggagaggctaAGTGGGAGGAAGTGGGAGAAACGAGAGAAGGAATTAAgatgaggtaatatatacagttgaagtcagaagtttacatacaccttagccaaatacatttaaactcagtttttcacaattcctgacatttaatcctagtaaaaattccctgtcttaggttagttaggatcacaactttattttaagaatgtgaaatgtcagaataatagtatagagaatgatttatttaagcttttatttctttcatcacattcccagtgggtcagaagtttacatatactcaattagtatttggtagcattgccttttaaagtgtttgacttgggtcaaacatttcgggtagccttccaaaagctccccacaataagttgggtgaattttggcccattccttctgacagagctggtgtaactgagtcaggtttgtaggcctccttgctcgcacacgctttttcagttctgcccacacattttctataggcttgaggtcagggctttgtgatggccactccaataccttgactttgttgtccttatgccattttgccacaactttggaagtatgcttagggtcattgtccatttggaagacccatttgagaccaagctttaacttcctgactgatgtcttgagatgttgcttcaatatatccacataatattcctgcctcatgatgccatctattttgtgaagtgcaccagtccctcctgcagcaaagcacccccacaacatgatgctgccacccccgtgcttcacggttgggatggtgttcttcggcttgcaagcctccgcctttttcctccaaacataacgatggtcattatggccaaacagttctatttttgtttcatcagaccagaggacatttctccaaaaagtacgatctttgtccccaagtgcagttgcaaaccgttgtctggcttttttatggcgtttttggagcagtggcttcttccttgctgagcggcctttcaggttatgtcgatataggactcattttactatggatatagatacttttgtacctgtttcctccagcgtcttcacaaggtcctttgctgttgttctgagattgatttgcacttttcgcacaaaagtacattaatctctaggggACAGAACGAGTCTCCATCCTGATCGGTATGACggttgtgtggtcccatggtgtttatacttgcgtactattgtttgtacagatgaacgtcgtaccttcaggcgtttggaaattgctcccaaggatgaaccagacttgtggaggtctaaaaaaaaaaatctgaggtcttggctgatttcttttgattttcccatgatgtcaagcacagaggcaccgagtttgaaggtgggccttgaaatagatccacaggtacaccttcaattgactcaaattatgtcaattagcctatcagaagcttctaatgccatgacataattttctggaattttccaagctgttcaaaggcacagtcaacttagtgtatgtgaacttctgacccactagaattgtgataccgtgagttataagtgaaataatctgtctgtaaacaattgttggaaaaattacttgtgtcatgcacaaagtagatgtcctatccgacttgccaaaactatagtttgataacaagaaatttgtggagtggttgaaaaacaagttttaatgacttcaacctaagtgtatgtaaacttctgacttcaactgtatgtgttgaaAATGAGtttatttacatacatttttgtatAGTTTTACCTCTATTTTCACTCGGAACAAAAGTTTGTTTCGTCACATTGTAATCTACTGCATATGAATCATCAAGTATTACGTACTTATTACATAATACTATGATGACCTTGAATTGTGTCCCCCCCCAGGTTGCTGTGCCACGTGGTGCTTCCCCTGTTTTCAGTGTCAGACGGCCTCCCACTACGGCTGGTGTTTCTGCATGCCCCTGCTGGACCCATGTGCCTTTATGGCTGTCTCCTGCTGCATGCGATCCTCCATGAGAGAACGCTATGGCATCCAGGTACAATACGAGCCCTGGGAGAGGGTAGGgtgaggtgggtgggtgggtggggaaaGTGGGTGGGATGGGTTGGGAAAGAGGGTAGACGGAGGCGGGGAAgcggggaggggaggtgggtgtgGACAGAGGGTGCAGGGGCAGGTGGGGGTGGTACCCAGAGCACCTCTCATTTACCCTTCTGAGGGGAAATGGTGTTGGAATCTATCAGATGTTTGAGGTGTTAAGAAATATCATTGGTGTGCTTGGAAATGTTGTTGTTCTTAGTGTTGTCAGTTCCTTGATTCTCCTTTAAATATAACGCTAAATATGGAATTAACTACTACcgtatctctctccttcttccctgaACTTTTCTACACGCCCTAttcttctctccacctctatcCTTATCCTCCTTTTAACTCTGTCCTCTTGACATGTTCTTGTCCTCTGCTTTCATTTTCTATCCATCTATCAttctttcttccccctctcagGGTTCGACCTGTGTGGATGTCGGGTTGGTGTGTTGCTGCTACGCTTGTACCTGGTGCCAGATGGCTCGTGAGGTTAAGACTCGGACCACATCAGGCAACCAGCAGGTTCACGTGGTCACCCAACAGCTTCACGTGGCTTAGGACCCAGAAAAGAGAGTGGTGGCTAGATGGCAAAGCAAGAAGTGCAATTTCATCAGAAATGTTGAGCAAGTGCTTTAACTTTTTGCTCCTTATCTTGTGTGACGGTTAACATAGTGTGTACTGTTTGCATTTATTGTTTGAAAAATAACACAATTCCATAATTTTGCTATCATAGCTGAATAGTGACGTCCAAGAAAGAGGGCCATACATATAATACCACTCCAATATATAGCAACCATACTGTGTGTTGAATGTACTGTATACTTCAGATGTGTCTTTAGGAGAGAAATATTATACCATTATTAATGTCTTAATAACCATTGAATGTTCATGTCAGgcttaaaacattttaaacagcTTACCATGTACTTGCCCTTCTTGTGCACTTGCCTTTTCTTACTAGTCCTGACTTTGCTGAAAGCTGCTCCATCGAGGAAAGGTTTGCTTacaatgactgtgatatgtggttgtcttacctagctaccttaagattaatgatatgtggttgtcttacctagctaccttaagattaatgctctggataagtgtgcctgctaaatgactaaatgtgtAACCCATGATTCAAATGTCAACCATATTTCAGTTGAATGTTCTTATGTataaatatatgccatttagcaaacgcttttatccaaagcgagtTACAGTTTTGCGTGCATACATTGATTGTTTGGGTGGTCCCAGGattcaaacccactatcctggtgttgcaagtgccatgctctaccaaatgatctacagaggaccactcGTTTCCAGTTGATTTCATTGCTTTCTTCTTGATTTGATCTGCTTGGTCCATATGTGTTTTTAAATAAAGCCTTTACCTGTCTTACCTTGATATTGATAGACTTGTTAAAAAGCGTATCGGGGATCATTTTGTGTGcgcgctagtgtgtgtgtgtctgtacgtgtgtcTGTCTTTCTCAGTGCGTGCAGTGGTAGACCATTAACGTCTGGTTTTAGACAATGCCTACATGTgaccagtggcgtgtattcattgATGCCACGGGAAGCCCGGCTAATTTGTCTTTCATCTCTCTATGTTTCATAATTTTCATTTAATTTGCatgaggctgaatgtatctcacaggagaaagcatccgagcgagtgaaacagcgcccctctgtctctctatgtgtaggccatctatctgatgctgtatggtccaaatgagtatgacattgttgctgccAGCGAGCATCTGGCCTCTTGATAAATAAAGTATAAaaaattagccaatcagcattgagctaaactgagcgagctcaactgtgaTTGGTCCTGGCGAGAAAGGAAGCAAGCTTGGAATTGGCGTCTGTTCACGATTGTGTGGAgtgacggaccaaggcgcagtgtgattGGAGTTCGACATCTTTATTTTAGTAAAACTTAAAACAAACCAAGAAACAAACAACGACCGTGCAGTGCTGAGGTGCTGCATGCACTCactcaaaaacaatatcccacaaaacacaggtggggaaatagctacctaaatatgatccccaatcagaggcaacgataaacagctgcctctaattgggaaccatatttgcaccaacatagaaatgataaactagaacaccccctagtcacgcccttacctactacaccatagagaaccaagggctctctatggtcaggtcgtgacagtacccccccccaaaggtgcggactctggccgcaaatcctgaaaccaaatggggagggggggtgattagtgtcggtggcggctccggtgcaggttgtagcccccgcccagaccccggatccggccatcGCGCCGGGCTGAACTCCGTGCCAGAACTGGGCATTGGTgcaaaggagggctccggccatggagctgggctggacgccatgcctggactgggcaccggcgcagaggaaggcttctGCCCTGGAGCTGAACTGGACGCCATTCCTGCactgagcaccggcgcagaaggttccggaccgttgaccgtcgttggaggttccggactgttgaccgtcgctggatgttccggaccgttgaccgtcgctggaggttccggaccgttgaccgtcgctggaggttctggactgttgaccatctctggaggttccggactgtggaccgtcgttggaggtt from Salmo salar chromosome ssa07, Ssal_v3.1, whole genome shotgun sequence includes the following:
- the LOC106608771 gene encoding cornifelin homolog B, with the translated sequence MAVQQQITTVTTTKSSGQWSTGLFDCCSDMGTCCCATWCFPCFQCQTASHYGWCFCMPLLDPCAFMAVSCCMRSSMRERYGIQGSTCVDVGLVCCCYACTWCQMAREVKTRTTSGNQQVHVVTQQLHVA